A single genomic interval of Lewinellaceae bacterium harbors:
- a CDS encoding AGE family epimerase/isomerase: protein MKSSIKNPPPLRIDINKLKTEFHQELHNILNWWSSQMVDEKNGGFFGRMDGYGQLHPEADKGVILNARLLWTYSAVALATGDSLHHQLAHRAYAYFCEHFWDDLEGGVFWSVDHQGNPADTQKQAYAQAFAVYALGEYYALTKKREALEQAEEIFWLIEKYSFDRQKNGYLSAFARDWSPMDDIRLSEKDANEAKIMNTHLHILEAYASFYRIKPSTALRNALENVIGLFLDRFYIPENGSMHIYFDENWTPKGHDISFGHNVEASWLLWEAAEALDSAEALERVRPACLHMAEAVLLSAVDSDGAILYEACPMGLKDADKHWWPQAEAVVGFWNAWQLTGEEKFAEAAVNCWSFIKAHLIDREEGEWHWRTDRCGQPILSEDKAGPWKAPYHNSRMCLEMGRRLS from the coding sequence ATGAAATCTTCCATTAAGAACCCCCCTCCTTTAAGAATTGACATAAACAAGCTGAAAACCGAATTCCACCAGGAACTGCACAACATCCTCAACTGGTGGAGCAGCCAGATGGTGGACGAAAAGAACGGCGGCTTCTTCGGCAGGATGGACGGCTACGGCCAACTGCACCCGGAAGCGGACAAGGGCGTGATCCTCAACGCCCGCCTGCTGTGGACCTACTCGGCGGTAGCCCTTGCCACCGGAGACAGCCTCCACCACCAGTTGGCCCACCGGGCCTACGCCTATTTCTGCGAGCACTTCTGGGACGATCTGGAAGGCGGCGTGTTCTGGTCGGTAGACCATCAAGGCAACCCCGCCGATACCCAAAAGCAGGCATACGCCCAGGCCTTCGCCGTCTACGCCCTGGGGGAGTATTATGCGCTGACTAAAAAACGAGAGGCGCTGGAACAGGCAGAAGAAATCTTCTGGCTCATCGAAAAATACAGCTTCGACCGGCAAAAAAACGGCTACCTCAGCGCCTTCGCCCGCGACTGGAGCCCCATGGACGACATCCGCCTCAGCGAAAAGGACGCCAATGAGGCCAAAATCATGAATACCCACCTGCACATCCTGGAAGCTTATGCCAGTTTTTACCGGATAAAGCCTTCCACTGCCCTTCGGAATGCACTGGAAAACGTCATCGGCCTGTTCCTCGATCGCTTCTACATCCCCGAAAACGGCAGCATGCACATCTACTTCGATGAAAACTGGACGCCGAAGGGGCACGACATTTCCTTTGGCCACAACGTGGAGGCCAGTTGGCTGCTGTGGGAGGCTGCCGAAGCGCTGGACAGCGCGGAGGCCCTGGAGCGGGTGCGCCCGGCATGCCTGCACATGGCCGAAGCCGTGCTGCTGTCCGCCGTCGACAGCGACGGGGCCATTTTGTACGAAGCCTGCCCCATGGGCCTGAAAGACGCCGACAAACACTGGTGGCCGCAGGCGGAGGCGGTAGTGGGCTTCTGGAATGCCTGGCAACTGACGGGGGAAGAAAAGTTTGCGGAAGCTGCCGTCAACTGCTGGTCGTTCATCAAAGCACACCTGATAGATCGGGAAGAGGGCGAATGGCACTGGCGGACGGACCGGTGTGGCCAGCCCATACTGAGTGAAGACAAGGCGGGGCCTTGGAAGGCGCCGTATCACAATTCGCGGATGTGTTTGGAGATGGGGAGGAGGTTATCCTAA
- a CDS encoding glycosidase, protein MSDFQQKVKSLLATQETLLTRKNEPQPGGNGIYTRWKYPVVTAAHTPIFWRYDLNEKTNPYLMERQGVNAAFNAGAMLWQGKYLLMVRVEGNDRKSFFAVAESPNGVDNFRFWDYPVEMPETEEPDTNVYDMRLTQHEDGWIYGLFCTERKDLSRLDDTSAAIAACGIARTRDLVEWQRLPDLISNAGQQRNVVLHPEFVDGKYALYTRPQEGFIEVGGGGGIGWGLVDSMEHARTDEEIIIDGKVYHTIKEVKNGQGPAPIKTPQGWLHLAHGVRNTAAGLRYVLYLFLTSLEKPWIVTHAPAGHFIAPQGEERVGDVSNVVFSNGWIRNEQDEVFIYYGSSDTRMHVATTTVGRLLDYVLNTPPDGLRSAASVAVRKEMIDRNLEILKGIR, encoded by the coding sequence ATGTCCGATTTCCAACAAAAAGTAAAATCCCTCCTTGCCACTCAAGAAACCCTGCTCACCCGCAAAAACGAACCCCAGCCCGGCGGCAACGGCATCTACACCCGCTGGAAATACCCCGTGGTGACGGCAGCGCACACCCCCATCTTCTGGCGTTACGACCTGAATGAGAAAACCAACCCCTACCTGATGGAACGGCAGGGCGTGAACGCCGCCTTCAATGCCGGCGCCATGCTCTGGCAAGGCAAATACCTGCTCATGGTGCGGGTAGAAGGCAACGACCGCAAGTCGTTCTTCGCCGTGGCGGAAAGCCCGAATGGGGTAGACAACTTTCGTTTTTGGGACTATCCGGTGGAGATGCCGGAAACGGAGGAACCCGACACCAACGTGTACGACATGCGCCTGACGCAGCACGAAGACGGCTGGATTTACGGGCTGTTCTGCACCGAGCGGAAAGACCTCTCCCGCCTGGACGACACCTCCGCCGCCATAGCTGCCTGCGGCATCGCCCGCACGCGTGACCTGGTAGAATGGCAACGCCTGCCCGACCTGATCAGCAATGCCGGGCAGCAGCGCAACGTGGTGCTGCATCCCGAATTCGTGGATGGAAAATACGCCCTGTACACCCGCCCTCAGGAAGGCTTTATAGAAGTGGGCGGCGGCGGCGGCATCGGTTGGGGGCTGGTGGATAGCATGGAGCACGCCAGGACGGATGAAGAGATCATCATTGACGGCAAAGTGTACCACACCATCAAGGAGGTGAAAAACGGGCAGGGGCCGGCACCCATAAAGACGCCGCAGGGCTGGCTGCACCTGGCCCATGGGGTGCGCAACACGGCTGCCGGGCTGCGCTACGTGCTTTATCTGTTTCTAACCAGCCTGGAAAAGCCCTGGATCGTAACGCATGCTCCCGCCGGGCATTTCATCGCCCCGCAGGGAGAGGAAAGGGTAGGGGATGTGTCGAACGTCGTATTCAGCAACGGCTGGATTCGGAATGAACAGGACGAAGTATTCATCTACTACGGCTCGTCGGACACCCGGATGCATGTCGCTACTACTACAGTAGGCCGGCTGCTGGATTATGTGTTGAATACCCCGCCCGACGGCCTGCGGTCGGCTGCCAGTGTGGCGGTTCGGAAGGAGATGATTGATAGAAATTTGGAGATATTGAAGGGCATTCGTTAA
- a CDS encoding Na+:solute symporter: MKLSTIDILIILAYLLATVVIGLVLKKQAERSKKDYLLGGNRLPWYLLGLSNASGMFDISGTMWLVTLLFVYGLKSAWIPWLWPVFNQIFLMIFLSMWLRRSNVTTGAEWINTRFGSREGARLSHGIVVVFAIIMGLGYLAYGFIGIGKFVEIFVPWEVVSAYMPFEVAPEYVPHFYGIIFTCFAVFYALLGGMMSIVWADVVQYGLMAISSIVVGIIAMQAVAGNELLVPDGWMTPFFGLRLDLDWSTIIPEVNQKIQSDGFSLFSVFFMMMIFKGVLVSLAGPAPNYDMQKILSTKSPREAALMSGSVSFILMPIRYFMIAGFGVLGLLYYDKLDLIVGGVIDFEQILPSAISEFVPVGFLGLLLAGLLAAFMSTFAGTLNATQAYIVNDIYLKFIKPDAPDGEMKFVNYGAGLIMVAISIVLGFYAKDVNDLLQWIVSGLYGSYVAANVLKWYWWRFNGHGFFWGMVGGLVPALSFRFIFEGVLDLYTFPLMLLVSFIGCIIGTYSAPPVKEEVLKAFYKNVRPWGFWKPIHDKVVAEDLHFQRNTHFRRDMFNVAIGIIWQTALVVFPIYVVLLEGVPAFVAIAVAVVCTLILKRTWFDKLPE, translated from the coding sequence ATGAAACTATCCACCATCGACATCCTCATCATCCTCGCCTACCTCCTGGCCACCGTCGTCATTGGCCTGGTGCTGAAAAAGCAGGCGGAACGCAGCAAGAAGGACTACCTGCTCGGCGGCAACCGCCTGCCGTGGTACCTGCTCGGACTGTCCAACGCCTCGGGCATGTTCGATATTTCGGGCACCATGTGGCTGGTCACACTCCTGTTCGTCTACGGTCTGAAAAGCGCCTGGATACCCTGGCTGTGGCCCGTTTTCAACCAAATCTTCCTGATGATCTTCCTCTCGATGTGGCTGCGCCGCTCCAATGTGACCACTGGCGCCGAATGGATCAACACCCGCTTCGGTTCCCGGGAAGGCGCGCGGCTCTCGCACGGCATCGTAGTGGTCTTCGCCATCATCATGGGGCTGGGGTACCTCGCTTATGGGTTTATCGGCATTGGGAAGTTTGTGGAGATATTCGTTCCCTGGGAAGTGGTTTCGGCATACATGCCCTTCGAGGTGGCGCCGGAGTACGTGCCCCATTTTTACGGCATCATTTTCACCTGCTTTGCCGTGTTTTACGCTTTGCTGGGCGGCATGATGAGTATTGTCTGGGCCGATGTGGTGCAGTATGGGCTGATGGCCATTTCGAGTATCGTGGTCGGCATCATCGCCATGCAGGCGGTGGCGGGCAATGAGTTGCTCGTGCCCGACGGCTGGATGACGCCTTTCTTCGGACTGCGCCTTGATCTCGACTGGTCAACCATCATCCCGGAGGTGAACCAGAAAATACAGAGTGATGGATTCAGCCTGTTCTCTGTATTTTTTATGATGATGATCTTCAAAGGGGTATTGGTGAGCCTGGCCGGCCCGGCGCCCAATTACGACATGCAGAAAATCCTCTCCACGAAATCGCCCCGGGAGGCGGCGCTGATGAGCGGCTCGGTGAGCTTCATCCTGATGCCCATCCGCTATTTTATGATCGCCGGGTTCGGGGTGCTCGGGCTACTGTATTACGACAAACTTGACCTTATTGTCGGCGGGGTTATAGACTTTGAGCAGATCCTGCCCTCGGCCATCAGCGAGTTCGTTCCGGTGGGCTTTCTGGGCCTGCTGCTGGCGGGGCTGCTGGCCGCCTTCATGTCCACCTTTGCCGGCACGCTGAACGCCACGCAGGCGTACATCGTCAACGACATCTACCTCAAATTCATCAAGCCCGACGCGCCCGACGGCGAGATGAAATTCGTCAACTACGGCGCCGGCCTGATCATGGTGGCCATCAGCATCGTGCTGGGCTTCTACGCCAAAGACGTGAACGACCTGCTGCAGTGGATCGTATCCGGCCTGTACGGCAGCTACGTAGCCGCCAACGTGCTGAAGTGGTACTGGTGGCGCTTCAACGGCCACGGTTTTTTCTGGGGCATGGTGGGCGGTTTGGTGCCTGCCTTGTCGTTCCGCTTCATTTTTGAGGGGGTGCTCGACCTGTACACTTTCCCGCTCATGCTGCTGGTGTCTTTCATCGGTTGCATCATCGGCACCTACAGCGCTCCGCCGGTGAAGGAAGAGGTGTTGAAAGCTTTTTACAAAAATGTGCGCCCCTGGGGCTTCTGGAAACCCATTCACGACAAAGTGGTGGCCGAAGACCTGCACTTTCAGCGCAACACCCATTTCCGGCGGGACATGTTCAACGTCGCCATCGGTATCATTTGGCAGACGGCGCTGGTTGTTTTTCCGATCTATGTGGTGTTGCTGGAGGGGGTGCCGGCGTTTGTCGCCATTGCAGTGGCGGTGGTTTGTACGCTTATTTTGAAGCGGACATGGTTTGATAAATTGCCGGAGTAA
- a CDS encoding beta-mannosidase: MRILILLLLPLSLAGAAGQGNAPPDESGGFPEQFKTVDPGATKKTKALYANLREISSGHILFGHQDDLAYGVGWKEWPETRSDVKDVCGRYPAVFGWDLGKLGKGDKNIDTVRFAFMRNWMLEAYKMGGINTVSWHLDNFVTNGNSWDVGENVVSAILPGGAQHEAYKARLDVLAGFFKSLRKGFIFKHDIPIVFRPFHEHTGHWFWWGQPHCTPEEYKELWRFTVEYLRDEKEVHNLLYCYSTDVFQDEEHYLQCYPGDEYVDILGFDDYRDVRPENDPSELTRQLRLLVNMAEERGKVAALTETGLESIPEEKWWTGRLLGHIKADPVATRIAWVLVWRNARPGHHYAPYPGHVSVPDFMEFCKDPLILMEGELPKMYKLNSKEMRKRELSMRQKVLTAKP, translated from the coding sequence ATGAGGATATTAATACTCCTTCTGCTGCCCCTCTCGCTGGCAGGAGCGGCCGGGCAGGGCAATGCCCCTCCGGATGAAAGTGGAGGCTTCCCGGAGCAGTTCAAAACCGTGGACCCTGGCGCTACCAAAAAGACCAAGGCCCTGTATGCCAATCTCCGGGAGATTTCCTCAGGGCACATCCTCTTCGGGCATCAGGACGACCTCGCTTACGGAGTAGGGTGGAAGGAGTGGCCCGAAACGAGGTCGGACGTAAAAGACGTCTGCGGCCGCTATCCGGCCGTATTCGGCTGGGACCTCGGCAAACTGGGCAAAGGGGATAAGAACATCGACACAGTCCGGTTTGCTTTCATGCGTAACTGGATGCTGGAGGCTTACAAAATGGGCGGCATCAACACGGTCAGCTGGCACCTCGACAATTTTGTGACGAATGGTAATTCCTGGGATGTAGGGGAGAATGTGGTTTCCGCAATTTTACCCGGCGGCGCCCAACATGAAGCTTACAAGGCGCGGCTCGACGTGCTCGCTGGTTTTTTCAAAAGCCTGCGCAAGGGTTTTATCTTTAAACACGATATTCCGATCGTCTTCCGGCCTTTCCACGAACACACCGGGCATTGGTTCTGGTGGGGGCAGCCCCACTGCACGCCCGAAGAATACAAGGAATTGTGGCGCTTCACGGTGGAGTACCTGCGCGATGAAAAGGAGGTGCACAATCTGCTCTACTGTTATTCTACCGATGTTTTCCAAGACGAAGAACACTATCTCCAATGCTACCCTGGCGATGAGTATGTAGACATTCTGGGCTTCGACGACTACCGGGACGTGCGGCCGGAGAACGACCCTTCTGAGCTTACCCGGCAGTTGCGGTTGCTGGTAAATATGGCCGAAGAGCGGGGCAAAGTGGCGGCGCTGACGGAGACTGGCCTGGAAAGCATCCCCGAAGAAAAGTGGTGGACGGGGCGCCTGCTCGGGCACATCAAAGCCGACCCGGTGGCTACCCGCATCGCCTGGGTGCTGGTGTGGCGCAATGCCAGGCCCGGGCATCACTATGCGCCCTACCCGGGGCATGTGAGCGTGCCGGACTTTATGGAGTTTTGCAAGGATCCACTAATCCTGATGGAGGGGGAGTTGCCAAAGATGTATAAGTTGAACAGTAAGGAAATGAGGAAAAGAGAGCTTTCTATGAGGCAGAAGGTATTGACGGCGAAGCCGTAG
- a CDS encoding cell shape determination protein CcmA: MNRTYKTLTYLCAGILAFALLFSACKKEEEAKTGVELLSFGPSPALRGGELKIIGSNLDRVTAVVLPENVNVASFNSRTAELITLTIPEETVEGHITLKTAEGDIRSVSILTISEPIVLASFSPESVRPGDVLTIQGDYLNLIQAVIFSSNVSVWDSLFISRSKEKIELKVPDAAQTGLIAVSNGDEIPIVVESEKELAVAVPKALQLAPNPVKAGTALTITGTNLDLARQVGFEGTSPVASFISQSADKIEVLVPAEAHDGKVLMIPGSFVEVPSNDDLVMVVPQIAGIDPNPVKNGTNITVTGVDLDLVKRVIFGDNKIGAILGGRTETEIRVKVPVTATEDVVIFRTAADKEVASPEVLELVKPVIAGITPPEARFGEEIAIEGNDLDLVKSVIFSGVGEEIPVNNALPDRATVDVPIGAMSGPVTVVAQNGSQVTSAFNFNILLSTNAVITDMPAMAAPGDMISIVGENLDELNEVIFPGEVPATMFGMKTATLIQVFVPMGTATGLGNIKFITFDGEEFFSPPINIQGVDPVADPSLVFFNFDGLNSGWGDTGQIENDPSLTLDGSSYFRVNASLSGWTGFFWRNGGDNFPGAAIGANIDNYVLKFDINVLEPITGGEFAWRLKGSDGDFWRPWKPWEATGSYMTNGWITVTLPLAEFLDGGNPIPNLSNITEDFGVAFNNGDSFVNVCIDNVRFEER; encoded by the coding sequence ATGAACCGAACTTATAAAACGCTAACTTATCTGTGCGCCGGCATTCTGGCCTTTGCGCTCCTGTTCAGCGCCTGCAAAAAGGAGGAGGAGGCCAAGACCGGCGTCGAACTGCTCAGTTTTGGGCCGTCGCCTGCGCTGCGCGGCGGAGAGTTGAAGATCATCGGCTCCAACCTCGACCGGGTAACGGCGGTCGTCCTGCCCGAAAATGTGAATGTTGCTTCCTTTAATTCCCGGACAGCGGAATTGATCACCCTTACCATTCCGGAGGAAACAGTAGAGGGGCACATTACCCTGAAAACGGCGGAGGGAGACATACGTTCGGTCTCCATCCTGACGATCTCCGAACCCATCGTGCTGGCCTCTTTCAGCCCCGAATCGGTTCGCCCCGGCGATGTGCTAACCATCCAGGGCGATTACCTGAACCTGATCCAGGCGGTTATTTTCAGCTCGAACGTTTCGGTATGGGACAGCCTGTTCATCAGCCGGTCGAAGGAAAAAATAGAATTGAAAGTGCCGGATGCCGCTCAAACCGGCCTGATCGCCGTTTCCAATGGAGATGAAATACCCATCGTCGTGGAATCGGAAAAAGAGCTGGCCGTGGCCGTTCCGAAGGCGCTGCAACTGGCGCCCAACCCGGTCAAGGCAGGCACTGCCCTTACCATAACCGGCACGAATCTGGACCTGGCCCGGCAGGTGGGGTTTGAAGGAACCAGCCCCGTCGCCAGTTTTATCAGCCAGAGCGCGGACAAGATCGAGGTCCTCGTCCCGGCCGAGGCCCATGACGGCAAGGTGCTGATGATCCCCGGCTCTTTTGTGGAAGTGCCTTCTAACGATGACCTGGTTATGGTGGTGCCGCAGATTGCCGGCATTGACCCCAACCCGGTCAAGAACGGCACAAATATAACGGTCACCGGGGTTGACCTGGATTTGGTAAAAAGAGTGATCTTTGGCGACAATAAAATCGGTGCCATACTGGGCGGAAGAACAGAAACGGAGATTAGGGTAAAAGTGCCGGTCACCGCTACCGAGGATGTCGTCATTTTCCGGACGGCGGCGGATAAGGAGGTAGCCAGTCCTGAGGTTCTGGAACTCGTCAAGCCGGTGATTGCCGGCATTACCCCTCCCGAGGCCCGTTTCGGGGAAGAGATCGCCATCGAAGGGAACGACCTCGACCTGGTGAAGAGCGTGATTTTTTCCGGTGTAGGGGAGGAAATCCCGGTGAACAACGCCTTGCCGGACAGGGCTACAGTAGATGTGCCCATCGGGGCAATGTCCGGGCCTGTCACGGTCGTGGCCCAAAATGGCAGCCAGGTGACGTCTGCATTCAATTTTAATATCCTGCTGTCTACCAACGCGGTCATCACCGATATGCCGGCCATGGCCGCTCCCGGGGATATGATCAGCATCGTCGGCGAAAACCTGGACGAGTTGAACGAGGTGATCTTCCCGGGCGAAGTGCCTGCTACCATGTTCGGCATGAAAACGGCCACTCTGATCCAGGTCTTCGTGCCGATGGGCACGGCCACCGGGTTGGGCAACATCAAGTTCATCACTTTTGACGGGGAGGAATTTTTCTCCCCGCCCATCAACATTCAGGGCGTTGATCCGGTTGCCGACCCCAGCCTGGTGTTCTTCAACTTTGACGGTTTGAACAGTGGGTGGGGCGACACGGGCCAGATCGAGAACGACCCGTCGCTGACCCTCGACGGATCGAGCTACTTCCGGGTGAACGCCAGCCTTTCCGGCTGGACGGGTTTCTTCTGGCGCAATGGGGGCGACAATTTCCCCGGGGCGGCCATTGGCGCTAACATCGACAATTACGTCCTGAAGTTCGACATCAACGTGCTGGAGCCCATCACCGGCGGCGAATTCGCCTGGCGCCTGAAAGGCTCAGACGGCGACTTCTGGCGCCCCTGGAAACCGTGGGAGGCCACCGGTTCCTACATGACCAACGGATGGATTACCGTTACTCTTCCTCTGGCGGAATTCCTGGATGGCGGCAACCCGATCCCCAACCTGAGCAACATCACGGAAGATTTCGGCGTGGCCTTCAACAACGGGGATTCTTTTGTGAATGTGTGTATTGATAATGTGCGGTTTGAGGAGAGGTAG
- a CDS encoding RagB/SusD family nutrient uptake outer membrane protein, with protein MKNTFKYLFLLLLFSMASCSKEFLEIEPVDRLTADNFFKTEGEIKAATAALYGFPWFDYNDKFAWCAGDCMSGDLYHNWDQEGQFFYFSFNSGNAHLSSGWKGLFRVVSYANSVINDMPRSASGNVSQEVVDKALGEARFIRGMAYYILSEYWGEVPIVENSTEIVTSNDFFLPKNTRSSVYEFIRRDLEFAAANLPAADTPGRVTKWSALGLLAKLHLTMASDLSNSESNKNFELAKQFAAEVINNSGLSLLPNYADIFMYDNNNNEESLFALQWMEGSYAIGNSRQANWARSSLITGNTEAWGGYKSMTYDFVQQVNGGDRRQPAIYMSNGDHYSEIRKNDGGYTYYIVHRDPGDPNTVLENASATLNNLKKWVIGSNEDTDGGVSTGQATRINQILLRLADVYLVYAEAALGGQASTSDATALQYFNAIRGRAGLPAKSSITFMDILKERRIEFALEGLNWFDIKRYYYRDPGGAVGYLNSMEREITYYRDNGPNAADENSIEGYIINPPSSPITINESQMWLPIPSAEVVANPLLAPDVPAEDYIFP; from the coding sequence ATGAAAAATACATTTAAATACCTGTTCCTGCTGCTGTTATTTTCGATGGCTTCCTGCTCCAAGGAATTCCTCGAAATAGAACCGGTGGACCGGCTGACGGCAGACAACTTCTTCAAAACAGAAGGGGAGATCAAAGCGGCCACTGCTGCGCTCTATGGGTTTCCCTGGTTCGACTACAACGACAAATTTGCGTGGTGTGCCGGCGACTGTATGTCGGGCGACCTCTACCACAACTGGGACCAGGAAGGGCAGTTTTTCTACTTCTCCTTCAATTCCGGCAACGCACACCTTTCTTCCGGCTGGAAGGGCCTGTTTCGGGTTGTTTCCTACGCCAACTCGGTGATCAACGACATGCCGCGCTCGGCGTCGGGCAATGTATCGCAGGAGGTGGTCGACAAAGCCCTGGGCGAGGCCCGCTTCATTCGGGGCATGGCCTATTACATCCTCTCCGAGTATTGGGGAGAAGTGCCCATCGTTGAAAACTCTACGGAGATCGTAACCAGCAACGATTTCTTTTTGCCGAAAAACACCCGTTCCAGCGTGTATGAGTTCATACGCCGGGACCTGGAGTTTGCCGCCGCCAACCTGCCTGCTGCCGATACGCCCGGGCGCGTGACCAAGTGGTCGGCCCTGGGCCTGCTCGCCAAGCTGCACCTCACGATGGCCTCTGACCTGAGCAACAGCGAATCCAACAAAAACTTCGAGCTGGCCAAGCAGTTCGCCGCCGAGGTGATCAACAACAGCGGCCTGTCGCTGCTTCCCAACTACGCCGACATTTTCATGTACGACAACAACAACAACGAGGAATCCCTTTTCGCGCTGCAGTGGATGGAAGGCTCCTACGCCATCGGCAACAGCCGGCAGGCCAACTGGGCGCGCAGCAGCCTCATCACCGGCAATACGGAAGCCTGGGGCGGTTATAAAAGCATGACCTACGATTTCGTGCAGCAAGTGAACGGAGGCGACCGCCGCCAGCCCGCCATTTATATGTCCAATGGCGACCACTACTCCGAGATCAGGAAAAACGACGGGGGCTACACCTACTACATCGTACACCGCGATCCCGGCGACCCGAATACAGTGCTGGAAAATGCCTCCGCCACCCTGAACAACCTGAAAAAATGGGTGATCGGCAGCAATGAAGATACGGACGGCGGCGTATCCACCGGGCAGGCTACGCGCATCAACCAGATTCTGCTGCGCCTGGCCGATGTCTACCTGGTTTATGCCGAAGCGGCTCTGGGCGGGCAGGCATCCACCAGTGATGCCACAGCGCTGCAATACTTCAATGCCATCCGCGGGCGCGCTGGCCTGCCGGCTAAGTCGAGCATCACTTTCATGGATATTTTGAAGGAACGGCGGATAGAGTTCGCTTTGGAAGGCCTCAACTGGTTCGACATCAAGCGCTATTACTACCGCGACCCCGGAGGGGCAGTGGGATACCTCAATTCCATGGAACGGGAGATAACCTACTACCGCGACAATGGCCCCAATGCCGCCGACGAGAATTCCATCGAAGGCTACATCATCAACCCGCCTTCCAGCCCGATAACGATCAATGAATCGCAGATGTGGTTGCCGATCCCCTCGGCGGAGGTAGTGGCCAACCCCTTGCTGGCGCCCGACGTGCCGGCGGAAGATTATATTTTCCCTTGA